From Diaminobutyricibacter sp. McL0608, one genomic window encodes:
- a CDS encoding DUF58 domain-containing protein, whose translation MTVSGRYVALIALGIIPLVLFGADADAALRVLAGWLVLVVAAGAVDLALAASPRRVAVERRVPGRIRLGTDALSELYLTNTGGRTLRGVVRDGWEPSAGARTTRARVSIPSGERRRVTTTLVPTRRGERRVGHVTVRAWGPLHLWARQATLAAPGRIRVLPAFNARKHLPSRLARLHELDGMTSVMLRGQGTEFDSLREYVRGDDVRSIDWRATARRHDPSGGAGQRVMVRTWRPERDRRVIILIDTGRTAAARIDDEPRIDTAYESALLLEALATRAGDRVDVLAYDRRVRGRVQGANGPELLARTVDMMAGIDPELIEMDWAAVPGQVSSITSQRALVVLLTSIDAPGASHGLLSVLPQLTRKHTVVVASVTDPEAIRATTQRADRAEVYRAAAAERSLLDIARIAAAIRRLGADVVTGAPADLPPALSDHYLALKAAGRL comes from the coding sequence ATGACCGTCTCCGGCCGCTATGTCGCGCTCATCGCGCTCGGCATCATCCCCCTGGTGCTCTTCGGCGCCGACGCCGACGCGGCCCTGCGCGTGCTCGCCGGATGGCTCGTGCTGGTGGTCGCGGCCGGGGCGGTCGATCTGGCACTTGCGGCATCCCCGCGGCGTGTGGCGGTCGAGCGCCGGGTGCCGGGTCGGATCAGGCTGGGCACCGACGCTCTCAGCGAGCTCTACCTCACGAACACCGGCGGGCGGACGCTGCGCGGCGTCGTCCGCGACGGGTGGGAACCGTCCGCCGGTGCTCGCACTACTCGGGCCCGCGTGAGCATCCCCTCGGGCGAGCGCAGGCGCGTGACGACGACGCTGGTGCCGACCCGACGTGGTGAACGGCGAGTTGGACACGTGACCGTGCGGGCGTGGGGTCCCCTCCACCTCTGGGCCCGGCAGGCGACCCTCGCGGCGCCCGGTCGCATCCGCGTACTCCCGGCCTTCAACGCGCGCAAGCATCTGCCCTCACGGCTCGCACGGTTGCACGAACTCGACGGCATGACCAGCGTGATGCTTCGCGGCCAGGGCACCGAGTTCGACTCGCTGCGCGAATACGTGCGCGGCGACGACGTGCGGTCGATCGACTGGCGTGCCACCGCCCGCAGGCACGACCCGTCGGGCGGAGCCGGGCAGCGCGTGATGGTGCGAACCTGGCGGCCGGAACGCGATCGCCGGGTGATCATCCTGATCGACACGGGACGCACTGCGGCAGCGCGAATCGACGACGAACCCCGCATCGACACAGCGTACGAGTCGGCCCTGCTCCTCGAAGCGCTGGCGACCCGCGCGGGCGACCGGGTCGATGTGCTGGCGTACGACCGGCGGGTGCGCGGGCGCGTGCAGGGCGCGAATGGTCCCGAGCTCCTCGCACGGACGGTCGACATGATGGCGGGAATCGACCCCGAACTGATCGAGATGGACTGGGCGGCCGTGCCCGGCCAGGTGTCGTCGATCACCAGCCAGCGGGCGCTCGTCGTGCTCCTCACCTCGATAGACGCGCCGGGTGCGTCGCACGGCCTTCTCTCGGTGCTGCCGCAGCTCACGCGCAAGCACACCGTCGTCGTCGCTTCCGTCACCGACCCCGAGGCGATCCGCGCGACGACGCAGCGCGCCGACCGGGCAGAGGTGTACCGCGCTGCCGCCGCAGAGCGCTCTCTCCTCGATATCGCCCGCATCGCTGCCGCCATCCGACGCCTCGGCGCGGATGTCGTGACAGGCGCGCCGGCAGATCTCCCCCCTGCGCTCAGCGACCACTACCTCGCCCTCAAGGCTGCCGGACGCCTCTGA
- a CDS encoding stage II sporulation protein M produces MDLDAYSAAHRAEWDRLAALARQRSLSGEQADELIDLYQTGATQLSAIKTQAGSTTQGDRLSVALSTARLRFTGTGANILSQLPRFFVLQLPAALYRLRWLTLAVAAASLVVAGLFAWWALGDPQVMANFGSDAQLRQIVDHQFVDYYSNNPAASFAGQVWTNNAWIAAQCIAFGIVGFYVPAVLIQNAQNIGTSAAVLFAYGRGDVFFLYILPHGLLELTSIFVAAAAGMRIFWAWIAPGPRTRAQALAEDGRALFTVAVGVMLTLFVSGLIEGFVTPSDLPWPVKIGIGVLALAAFLVYMLVVGRRAVRLGASGDLDEFEAGARTIVAG; encoded by the coding sequence ATGGACCTCGACGCATACTCCGCAGCGCACCGCGCCGAGTGGGACCGGCTTGCCGCTCTCGCCAGGCAGCGGTCGCTCAGTGGCGAGCAGGCGGACGAACTCATCGACCTCTACCAGACGGGTGCGACCCAGTTGTCGGCGATCAAGACGCAGGCGGGGTCGACCACCCAGGGCGATCGGCTGTCGGTGGCACTCTCGACGGCGCGGCTGCGCTTCACGGGAACCGGGGCCAACATCCTGTCCCAGCTGCCGCGGTTCTTCGTCCTGCAGTTGCCGGCGGCACTGTACCGTCTCCGCTGGCTGACGCTGGCCGTCGCCGCCGCTTCGCTGGTCGTGGCCGGCCTCTTCGCCTGGTGGGCGCTGGGCGACCCGCAGGTGATGGCGAACTTCGGGTCGGATGCGCAGCTGAGGCAGATCGTCGACCACCAGTTCGTCGACTACTACTCCAACAACCCCGCTGCGTCGTTCGCGGGGCAGGTCTGGACGAACAACGCCTGGATCGCGGCCCAGTGCATCGCGTTCGGAATCGTCGGGTTCTACGTGCCGGCCGTGCTGATCCAGAACGCCCAGAACATCGGGACGTCGGCCGCCGTGCTCTTCGCCTACGGCCGCGGAGACGTGTTCTTCCTCTACATCCTCCCGCACGGCCTGCTGGAGCTGACCTCCATCTTCGTCGCGGCCGCTGCGGGGATGCGGATCTTCTGGGCGTGGATCGCACCAGGCCCGCGCACCCGGGCACAGGCGCTCGCGGAGGACGGGCGCGCCCTGTTCACGGTCGCGGTCGGCGTCATGCTCACCCTGTTCGTGTCCGGGCTCATCGAAGGCTTCGTCACCCCGTCGGACCTGCCGTGGCCGGTGAAGATCGGCATCGGCGTCCTGGCGCTTGCGGCCTTCCTCGTCTACATGCTCGTCGTCGGGCGGCGGGCGGTGCGGCTGGGCGCATCGGGGGACCTGGACGAGTTCGAGGCCGGCGCACGGACGATCGTCGCCGGCTGA
- a CDS encoding AAA family ATPase, whose protein sequence is MTDVSTESTPPAASAPAADSAALRMALSRVRTEVGKAVVGQDGAVTGLIIALLARGHVLLEGVPGVAKTLLVRSLSQALSLQTRRIQFTPDLMPGDVTGSLVYDGQTGGFQFREGPVFTNILLADEINRTPPKTQSALLEAMEERQVSVDGVSRLLPDPFIVAATQNPIEYEGTYTLPEAQLDRFLLKLTLDIPERESEVEVLRRHAAGFNPRDLAAAGVTPVLGAEELAAARAAAASVGASTDVLAYIVDLARATRRSPSVKLGVSPRGTTALLAAAKAWAWLSGYDSITPDHVQAMLLPVWRHRVQLRPEAELEGVEVDAILRSIVQQVQVPI, encoded by the coding sequence ATGACCGACGTCTCCACGGAATCGACCCCGCCGGCCGCAAGCGCCCCCGCAGCGGACAGCGCCGCTCTTCGAATGGCGCTCAGCCGGGTCCGCACCGAGGTCGGGAAGGCCGTGGTCGGGCAGGACGGCGCGGTGACGGGCCTGATCATCGCCCTGCTCGCACGTGGCCACGTGCTCCTCGAAGGCGTTCCCGGTGTTGCGAAGACGCTCCTCGTGCGATCCCTGAGCCAGGCGCTCAGCCTGCAGACGCGCCGCATCCAGTTCACGCCCGACCTGATGCCGGGCGACGTCACCGGCTCGCTGGTCTACGACGGCCAGACCGGGGGCTTCCAGTTTCGGGAGGGACCCGTCTTCACGAACATCCTCCTGGCCGACGAGATCAACCGCACGCCCCCGAAAACGCAGTCCGCGCTGCTGGAGGCCATGGAGGAGCGCCAGGTGAGCGTCGACGGCGTCAGCCGGCTCCTCCCCGACCCGTTCATCGTCGCAGCCACTCAGAACCCCATCGAATACGAGGGCACGTACACGTTGCCCGAAGCCCAGCTCGACCGGTTCCTGCTCAAACTGACGCTCGACATCCCGGAGCGCGAGAGCGAGGTCGAGGTGCTTCGGCGCCATGCGGCCGGCTTCAACCCGCGCGACCTCGCCGCTGCCGGCGTGACGCCGGTGCTCGGCGCGGAAGAGCTCGCCGCCGCTCGCGCCGCGGCAGCGTCGGTCGGGGCGTCGACGGATGTGCTCGCCTACATCGTCGACCTCGCCCGGGCGACACGGCGCAGCCCCTCGGTCAAACTCGGCGTCAGCCCACGCGGGACCACGGCCCTGCTCGCGGCGGCGAAGGCCTGGGCCTGGCTGTCCGGCTACGACTCGATCACGCCCGACCACGTCCAGGCCATGCTCCTGCCGGTGTGGCGTCATCGCGTTCAGTTGCGTCCGGAGGCCGAGCTGGAAGGCGTCGAGGTGGATGCGATCCTCCGTTCGATCGTCCAGCAGGTCCAGGTCCCGATCTAG
- a CDS encoding aquaporin: MTQSHATEAPAIVTVPTFGARFGAEVAGTFLLVFGVIGTAIFAAGFSGGEGGLNVGFLGVALALGLSVLVGAYAFGPVSGGHFNPAVSIGLAIAGRFAWKDVAPYIAAQLIGGIAASTLLVAIAAGGPNGFLAGARSGGFASTGWGELSPGGFSFVSALLVEILATAVLVFVILAVTGSRGAAGFAPIAIGLTLTVLALIAIPISNGSFNPARSIATAIYGGPTALAQLWLSIVAPIVGAIIAGSTFKLIFDGVRKS; encoded by the coding sequence ATGACCCAGAGCCACGCCACCGAAGCCCCCGCCATCGTCACCGTTCCGACCTTCGGAGCGCGATTCGGGGCGGAGGTCGCCGGCACCTTCCTGCTGGTCTTCGGGGTCATCGGGACGGCGATCTTCGCGGCCGGTTTCAGCGGCGGCGAAGGCGGACTGAATGTCGGGTTCCTCGGCGTCGCGCTTGCGCTGGGTCTCAGCGTCCTGGTCGGCGCGTACGCTTTCGGCCCGGTGTCGGGCGGCCACTTCAACCCGGCCGTCTCGATCGGCCTGGCGATCGCGGGCCGATTCGCCTGGAAGGACGTCGCTCCGTACATCGCGGCGCAGCTCATCGGGGGGATCGCTGCGAGCACGCTTCTCGTCGCCATCGCCGCCGGCGGCCCGAACGGATTCCTCGCCGGTGCCCGTAGCGGCGGCTTCGCCTCGACCGGCTGGGGCGAACTGTCCCCCGGCGGATTCTCCTTCGTCTCGGCTCTCCTCGTCGAGATCCTCGCCACAGCCGTTCTGGTGTTCGTGATCCTCGCCGTCACCGGCTCCCGCGGCGCCGCCGGGTTCGCACCCATCGCCATCGGGCTCACGCTCACCGTGCTCGCCCTCATCGCCATCCCGATCTCGAACGGGTCGTTCAACCCGGCCCGCTCCATCGCCACAGCGATCTACGGTGGGCCGACGGCACTCGCCCAGCTCTGGCTGTCGATCGTCGCGCCCATCGTCGGTGCGATCATCGCCGGCTCGACCTTCAAGCTGATCTTCGACGGCGTCCGCAAGAGCTGA
- the mtrA gene encoding MtrAB system response regulator MtrA, which produces MNGRILVVDDDTALAEMIGIVLRTEGFDPQFCEDGALALDVFRTSKPDLVLLDLMLPGLDGIEVCGRIRAESGTPIIMLTAKSDTADVVKGLESGADDYMVKPFNPKELVARIRTRLRPAPAAPAVEQLRIGDLVLDVAGHEVRRGETRINLTPLEFDLLLALASKPQQVFTREMLLEQVWGYHYKADTRLVNVHVQRLRAKVEDDPDNPRIVMTVRGVGYRAGAVT; this is translated from the coding sequence ATGAACGGTCGCATCCTGGTTGTCGACGACGACACCGCCCTGGCCGAGATGATCGGCATCGTGCTGCGCACGGAGGGCTTCGATCCGCAATTCTGCGAAGACGGCGCGCTCGCGCTCGATGTGTTCCGCACGTCCAAGCCCGACCTCGTGCTGCTCGACCTGATGCTCCCCGGCCTCGACGGAATCGAAGTGTGCGGGCGCATCCGTGCAGAGTCGGGTACGCCGATCATCATGCTGACCGCGAAGTCGGACACGGCGGATGTGGTCAAGGGCCTCGAATCCGGCGCCGACGACTACATGGTCAAGCCGTTCAACCCCAAGGAGCTCGTGGCGCGCATCCGCACCCGGCTCCGGCCGGCGCCGGCCGCCCCCGCGGTCGAGCAGCTGCGGATCGGCGACCTCGTCCTCGATGTCGCCGGGCACGAGGTCAGACGGGGCGAGACGCGGATCAACCTCACTCCGCTCGAGTTCGACCTCCTGCTCGCGCTCGCTTCCAAGCCTCAGCAGGTCTTCACGAGGGAGATGCTGCTCGAGCAGGTCTGGGGCTACCACTACAAGGCAGACACCCGGCTGGTGAACGTCCATGTGCAGCGACTCCGGGCGAAGGTCGAGGACGACCCGGACAACCCGAGGATCGTCATGACCGTGCGCGGGGTCGGATACCGCGCAGGCGCAGTCACCTAG
- a CDS encoding DUF4129 domain-containing protein codes for MTSIPVDPDAPQAHDWVVQELAKPEYQAAKPTWFDLASKAVQDWLASLFSAGGGRFSGLLLVVIVLVAVVLLVVAFVVFGLPRINRRSRLGSETLFGAEDARDSATLRRASDRAAATGDWTLALEERFRAIAQSLDERTIVMLLPGTTANGFAARASSAVPAESQRLANAARTFDRVRYLGGSATQAQYDELVALDTALQAARPSALADPLEEVAAR; via the coding sequence GTGACGTCCATCCCGGTGGACCCCGACGCTCCCCAGGCGCACGACTGGGTCGTCCAGGAACTTGCGAAACCCGAGTACCAGGCAGCGAAGCCGACCTGGTTCGACCTGGCCTCCAAGGCGGTGCAGGACTGGCTCGCCTCCCTGTTCTCCGCCGGGGGCGGACGTTTCAGCGGCCTGCTCCTCGTCGTCATCGTCCTCGTGGCCGTAGTGCTGCTCGTCGTCGCGTTCGTCGTCTTCGGGCTTCCGCGCATCAACCGGCGGAGCCGGCTGGGGAGCGAAACGCTCTTTGGCGCGGAGGATGCGAGGGACTCGGCGACTCTCCGGAGGGCATCCGACCGTGCCGCGGCGACCGGCGACTGGACGCTCGCCCTCGAAGAGCGGTTCCGCGCGATCGCCCAGTCCCTCGACGAGCGGACGATCGTGATGCTCTTGCCCGGTACGACGGCGAACGGATTCGCCGCACGCGCGTCATCCGCCGTTCCTGCCGAGAGCCAGCGCCTCGCGAACGCTGCGCGCACCTTCGACCGCGTGCGTTATCTCGGAGGCTCGGCCACGCAGGCGCAGTACGACGAGCTGGTCGCGCTCGACACGGCCCTGCAGGCTGCACGTCCGTCAGCACTCGCCGATCCTCTCGAGGAGGTGGCGGCCCGATGA
- a CDS encoding DUF4350 domain-containing protein, with translation MTMTDSAPTTAPDQSSVADPAPDAPAISSSPRQVARRSVGWIVLAIIAVLVAAIGLLATGGHNQGTPLGAANPAPAGAKALVEVLRQQGVDVKTASTIAQVRELAPGDGTILVYDPQGYLDENRYTELQTRASTLVVVDPGFAALHSLAPAAHNAGTATRTGALAASCSVLAANRAQTIEPTAKSPVLRISAGDAGTAPTGCFPTGDGGFAFVSDTASGTTLQLIGSTSVLENEGIARAGNAALALNLLGEHPSLVWYLPTLQDVPASGPPDLNALTPGWVTPLVLLLVVVFIASAVWRGRRFGPLVVENLPVLVRSGETMEGRARLYQRSSARLRALDSLRIGAIGRLGAAVGLASTASVDEVCDTVAALTGTARTSVRELLVDAQPRTDAQLVSLSDRLARLESATLAAVNPANDRPTGRMEP, from the coding sequence ATGACGATGACCGATTCGGCGCCGACTACCGCACCCGACCAGTCGTCGGTGGCGGATCCCGCCCCAGATGCGCCCGCGATCTCCTCGTCTCCGAGACAGGTCGCCCGGCGCAGCGTCGGATGGATCGTCCTCGCGATCATCGCGGTCCTGGTCGCGGCGATCGGCCTTCTCGCGACGGGTGGCCACAACCAGGGCACACCTCTCGGTGCCGCGAACCCCGCTCCCGCCGGCGCCAAGGCGCTCGTCGAGGTCCTGCGGCAGCAGGGGGTCGACGTGAAGACCGCGTCCACCATCGCTCAGGTACGCGAGCTTGCGCCCGGTGACGGCACGATCCTCGTCTACGACCCCCAGGGCTATCTCGACGAGAACCGCTACACAGAACTCCAGACCCGCGCCTCGACGCTGGTCGTCGTGGATCCCGGTTTCGCGGCGCTCCACTCCCTGGCGCCCGCCGCCCACAACGCAGGCACCGCGACGAGAACCGGGGCGCTCGCCGCGTCGTGCAGCGTGCTCGCCGCGAACCGGGCGCAGACGATCGAGCCCACGGCGAAGTCGCCCGTGCTGCGGATCTCAGCCGGCGACGCGGGCACTGCACCGACCGGATGCTTCCCCACGGGCGACGGCGGGTTCGCGTTCGTCAGTGACACGGCGAGCGGGACGACGCTCCAGCTCATCGGCTCGACCAGCGTCCTCGAGAACGAGGGAATCGCACGCGCGGGCAACGCAGCGCTCGCCCTCAACCTCCTCGGCGAGCATCCATCGCTGGTCTGGTACCTGCCGACTCTGCAGGACGTCCCCGCGAGCGGTCCGCCCGACCTCAACGCGCTGACACCGGGCTGGGTCACCCCGCTCGTACTCCTCCTCGTCGTGGTCTTCATCGCCTCGGCCGTCTGGCGGGGCCGCCGCTTCGGCCCGCTGGTTGTCGAGAACCTGCCGGTCCTCGTGCGCAGCGGCGAGACGATGGAGGGGCGCGCACGCCTCTACCAGCGGTCCTCGGCCCGGCTGCGCGCCCTCGACAGCCTGCGGATCGGCGCCATCGGCCGGCTCGGTGCTGCTGTAGGCCTGGCATCCACGGCATCCGTCGACGAGGTGTGCGATACGGTCGCTGCCCTGACCGGGACCGCCCGGACCTCGGTGCGCGAGCTGCTCGTCGATGCGCAGCCGCGAACGGACGCCCAGCTCGTGTCGCTGTCCGATCGGCTCGCCCGACTCGAATCGGCCACACTGGCGGCCGTCAATCCCGCAAACGACCGTCCGACCGGAAGAATGGAACCATGA